CTGCTTGTGCGCGGATTGCCGGCGGCACTGCGCGATGTGGAGGCATCGGCACTGATGCGACAGTTTGTCGGAACCACTCTGGATGATTTACAAGCTGATGACGCCTTGATCGAGATGCTGGCGGATATGTCCGCGACGGCCACGCCGATCAAGAGCGTAGCGCGGGCGCGGGCCTTGCTGCGCGATCTGGCGCAGGAGGAAGGTGCCGACATCGGGCGCAGCCAGCGGCGGGCGACTGTCGAGGAATTGCTGTCATTGCTTAAAACCTCCGGCTAGAAGCCGTCATGGCGCGTCACGTTCGTTCGCCCGCCATATTTCTGATGGGCCCCACCGGGGCGGGCAAGACGGCGCTGGCGGTGGAACTGGCCGCGTATCTGCCGTGCGAGATCATCAGCGTCGACTCGGCGATGATCTATCGTGGCATGGACATCGGCACCGCCAAACCGGACGCGGATGTCCTGGCGCGCGCGCCGCACCGGCTGATTGGTATTCGCGATCCCGTCGAATCATACTCCGCCGCCGAATTCCGCCGTGATGCGCTTGCGGCCATGGGTGAAATCACCGCACAGGGCCGGATTCCCCTGCTGGTGGGTGGCACCGGGCTTTATTTCCGCGCGTTGGAACGGGGGTTGTCACAATTACCACAAGCCAACACCGCAGTGCGGGAGCGCCTGCAGGCCGAGCAGGAGCGAGCCGGACTGGCGGCCTTGCATCGCCGGCTGGCGAAGGTGGACCCCGAATCCGCGCGCCGCATCCATCCCAATGACAGTCAGCGCATCCTGCGCGCGCTGGAAGTATTTGAGTTGACCGGCCGGCCTTTGTCCGAGGGTTTCCGCGACCGGCGCGGGCCGGAGTGTCCCTACCGGTTGATCAAACTGATACTGGCCCCGGCCGAGCGGGGCTGGCTGCATGCGCGCGCGGCGCAGCGGTTTCACGACATGCTCAAGGCGGGATTCATCGATG
The DNA window shown above is from Gammaproteobacteria bacterium and carries:
- the miaA gene encoding tRNA (adenosine(37)-N6)-dimethylallyltransferase MiaA, coding for MARHVRSPAIFLMGPTGAGKTALAVELAAYLPCEIISVDSAMIYRGMDIGTAKPDADVLARAPHRLIGIRDPVESYSAAEFRRDALAAMGEITAQGRIPLLVGGTGLYFRALERGLSQLPQANTAVRERLQAEQERAGLAALHRRLAKVDPESARRIHPNDSQRILRALEVFELTGRPLSEGFRDRRGPECPYRLIKLILAPAERGWLHARAAQRFHDMLKAGFIDEVKRLHARGDLHPALPSMRVVGYRQAWRYCAGEDDLAAMTEKAITATRQLAKRQLTWLRDETDAHWLAADQEAAALTAMAVKILRQELEPVQ